In Mixta intestinalis, the following are encoded in one genomic region:
- the tehB gene encoding SAM-dependent methyltransferase TehB, with product MTDLICYQTLPLWDSTTLPPIWLQPYHTEPGSWAQIKLYKGTLDLALLTERGEVVETLTLNPASQPPRLAPQQWHRVVSFSPDMECQLALYCKPEDYYHKRYQLTPTHSEVLEAAGRIPPGRALDLGCGNGRNVLYLQQQGFNVEGWDRNSDSLNNLQQIINTEELAGIQLRQCDLNQVTIEKQYDFILSTVVMMFLQPKTIPGLIGQMQQATAPGGHNLIVAAMSTPDYPCPMPFPFTFSRSELLGYYDGWDILKYNENPGALHKTDAQGNRIKLRFATLLARKPV from the coding sequence ATGACCGATCTGATTTGTTATCAAACGCTGCCGCTTTGGGATAGCACCACGCTGCCGCCAATCTGGTTGCAGCCCTATCACACCGAACCGGGAAGCTGGGCGCAGATAAAGCTGTATAAAGGTACGCTGGATCTTGCCCTGCTCACCGAGCGCGGTGAGGTAGTGGAAACGCTGACCCTGAATCCGGCTTCACAGCCGCCGCGTCTGGCACCGCAGCAGTGGCACCGTGTCGTTTCCTTCAGCCCGGACATGGAGTGCCAGCTGGCGCTCTATTGCAAGCCGGAGGATTACTACCACAAACGCTATCAGCTGACGCCGACGCACTCTGAAGTGCTGGAAGCAGCAGGCCGCATTCCGCCTGGACGGGCGCTGGATCTCGGCTGCGGTAACGGTCGTAACGTGCTTTATCTGCAACAGCAGGGCTTTAACGTTGAGGGCTGGGACAGAAACAGCGACAGCCTGAACAACCTACAGCAGATTATCAACACGGAAGAGCTGGCAGGCATTCAGCTGCGGCAGTGCGATTTAAATCAGGTAACGATTGAGAAACAGTACGATTTTATTCTCTCAACGGTGGTCATGATGTTTTTGCAGCCGAAAACCATTCCTGGGCTGATTGGTCAGATGCAGCAGGCAACGGCACCGGGCGGTCACAATCTGATTGTGGCTGCGATGAGTACGCCGGACTATCCCTGTCCGATGCCGTTCCCGTTCACCTTCAGTCGTAGCGAACTGCTCGGTTATTACGACGGCTGGGATATTCTGAAATACAACGAAAATCCCGGTGCGCTGCATAAAACCGACGCGCAGGGCAACCGCATTAAGCTGCGCTTCGCCACTCTGCTGGCACGCAAGCCGGTTTAA